Part of the Vicinamibacteria bacterium genome, AAGGAAAGGGTGCGGCTCGAGCGGTCGAGAGCCTCTTCGATGTTGCCCGAAGACCGGGCCTTGATCCATCGCAGGCCATTCCCACGCCATACTGGTCCGTCAGAGCCGGCTCCTCGCCGAACGGCTCGTCGCCGACGGAAGAAACCGTCCTCGTGCGAGGTGCGGTCCTGGTACGCGTACGCGGAAGGATGCAACCTTCCGATCGCAAGAAGGTGCCTCCGCGCATCTCTCCCGAGCTCCGGGCAGCGAGACAAGAGCGGCCGATCCAACCGGGCCGCGAGCTCTTGAAGATGCTTCGCGCCGATGGCGTCCTGAAACCCACCGCTCTCATCGCGGCCTTGTTCGCCGCCGCGTCGGCGGTGGTGCTCGAGGCGGTGCTGTTCCGCTCGCTTCTCGAGCTCACACCCCTTTTGGAGTTATCGGGACAACGCATGACCGCCCTCGGTGCGGTGGTCGCGCTCATGATGCTTCTCGCCCTGGTGGAGCTCGTGATAGCGCGAGGTCAGCTTCAGCTTGGCCGCAGAATGGAAGCGCGGTTGCGCATCGCGTTCCAGGACAAGATCACCAAGCTCGGAGACCGTTACTTCCGAAGCCGGTTGACCTCGGACATGGCGGAGCGGAATCACAGCCTTTACCGTCTGAGGCAGGTCCCGGTTCTCGGCGGACGCCTGGTACGATCCACCTTCGAGCTTCTCCTGACCGCGGTCGGGATCATCTGGCTCGATTGGGAGCTCGCCCCGATGGCGCTTTTGGCCGCCGCTCTCGCCCTGGGTATACCGCTCATCGCACAACCGATCCTCCAGGAGAGGGATTTGCGCGTTCGGAGCCACCTGGCAGGACTGGGTCGATTCACCCTGGACGCGCTGCTCGGACTCGTTCCGCTCCGCGTACATGGTGCGGAGCGCTCACTCCGTCGTGAGCACGAGGCCCTTCTATCGCAATGGGCGCGAGCGCGGCTGAAGCTGCAAGGCGCGGCGGTCACTCTCGAAGCAACGCAGTTTTTCGTCGGCTACGCGCTCGCGGTTCTCCTGGTGTTCCAGCACGTCGGACGCGGCGCGGAGATCGGACTCTTGTTGCTGCTCGCTTACTGGGCACTCAACCTCCCCGTGCTCGGCCTCGAGGTGGCGCAGCTCGCGCGCAGGTATCCCGAGCACCGAAACGTCACGCTGCGAACCCTCGAGCCCCTGAACGCGCCCGAGGAGCAAACCGTGCCGGGCTCCGCGGGGCCAGATGGGACCCAGCGAACGAAGCCACCCGGCGTTTCGATCCGCATGCAGGACGTGAGCGTTCAGCTGGGAGGCCACCGAGTCCTCGAAGGCTTGGAGCTGTCCATCGAGCGGGGCAGCCACGTGGCGCTCGTCGGCGCTTCGGGCGCCGGCAAGACGACCTTTCTCGGGCTTCTTCTCGGGTGGCATCGTGCGTTCCGAGGGACGATTTTCGTAGACGATGAGGTCCTCGACGGAAGAAAGCTTCTCGAGCTTCGAGCGCAGACAGCCTGGGTGGATCCTGCCGTTCAGCTTTGGAACCGCTCGTTGCTAGACAATTTGCGCTACGGCGCAACCCTCGATGGAGACCTGGGTCTCGCTCGTGTGGTGGAACAGGCCAACCTCCGACCGGTGCTCGAGATGCTTCCGCAGGGGCATCAGACGTTCCTGGGAGAAGGGGGCGGTCTCGTGTCCGGTGGCGAGGGCCAGCGCGTGCGCCTCGCCCGCGCGATGCTGCGCTCCGGAGTGCGGCTTGCGGTTCTGGACGAGCCCTTTCGGGGTCTCGACCGCCCGCAGCGGATCGAGCTTCTTTCCCGCGCGCGCGAGCTCTGGCGCTCGGCGACGCTCATTTGCGCTACTCACGACGTCGGCGAAACACGCACGTTCGACCGGGTTCTCGTGATGAGCGGTGGGCGCATCGTAGAGGATGGCGGCCCCGGGGAACTGCTCGAGCGGCCCGGATCCTTCTATCAGGAAATGCTCCGTTCCGAAGAGGAAGCAAGAGCGCTCTGGCGCCGCGTTCCCTGGCGCCGGGTTCGCTTGGAACGGGGTCGAGCCTTCGAGAGCGAGGCGCCTCCATGACGGCGTGGGCAGACACCATCGTTTGGTCGAAAGACCGGTTGGGCGATGGCATCGAGGCTCTCGCGCGCGCCAGCGGTCTTGCACGCCGCCGCGTGACGGCGGGAGCGCCGGAGAAGGGACTGGATCGGGAGGAGCTGAGCGATTGGATTGTTTCCACGGCGAGTTGGCTCGGTCTGGAGGCCGAGCCGGTCGAGCTCCTCTATCGCGACGCGGATTCGTTTCTCCGCGCTTCGGGTCCCTCCGTCGTGCGCTTGCCAGGTGACAGCGGCTTCCTGCTCCTTCTTCGTCCGTCGAGGCGAACGAACCGCAGACACGTGCGAGTGCTCGGGAACGACCATGCGGAGCAATCCCTCTCCATCGACGCGCTGAAGGCGCTCCTCGGCCGACGCTTCGAGTCCTCGGCGAGTACCGGGGTTGACGAGATGCTATCCCAGGTCGGCCTTTCCGGAGTCCGGCTCCGGACGATGCGCGAAGCGCTCCTGCAGGAGCGATTGAGCCGGGAGCGGGTTGGCGATGGCTGGCTTCTTCGGCTGTCTCCGGGGAGCTCGTTCGCGGAGCAAGCGTTCAAAGCGAGGCTGCCCCAGAATCTGCTGCTCTTCGTCGGTGCTTACACGATCGATTACCTGCTCTGGGTGCTCTCCTGGTGGCTGCTCGCTCAGGGAGCGCTCGAGGGTCGGTTGGACTGGGGGTGGCTGCTGGCGTGGGCGCTCCTCTTCGTTACGATGCTCCCCTTTCGCATGACCGCAACCTGGTTCGAGGGACGTTTCGCCGTGGGAGCGGGTGGGCTTCTGAAACAGAGGCTCGTTCAC contains:
- a CDS encoding cysteine peptidase family C39 domain-containing protein gives rise to the protein MNRRWIVPEVVQSSALDCGPAALKSLFEGHGISMSYGRLREACQTDVDGTSIDTLEEVAGQLGLRAEQILVPAEHLLLEEANALPAVLVVRAPNNSTHFIVVWSRFAGLVQLMDPAVGRRWVSPSQLDRELYEHVMPVPAAAWSEWARSAEASACWRRRLLDLGVSTERAEALVSRAKETPGWLGLASLDAAARAVSSMVRSRGVRKGKGAARAVESLFDVARRPGLDPSQAIPTPYWSVRAGSSPNGSSPTEETVLVRGAVLVRVRGRMQPSDRKKVPPRISPELRAARQERPIQPGRELLKMLRADGVLKPTALIAALFAAASAVVLEAVLFRSLLELTPLLELSGQRMTALGAVVALMMLLALVELVIARGQLQLGRRMEARLRIAFQDKITKLGDRYFRSRLTSDMAERNHSLYRLRQVPVLGGRLVRSTFELLLTAVGIIWLDWELAPMALLAAALALGIPLIAQPILQERDLRVRSHLAGLGRFTLDALLGLVPLRVHGAERSLRREHEALLSQWARARLKLQGAAVTLEATQFFVGYALAVLLVFQHVGRGAEIGLLLLLAYWALNLPVLGLEVAQLARRYPEHRNVTLRTLEPLNAPEEQTVPGSAGPDGTQRTKPPGVSIRMQDVSVQLGGHRVLEGLELSIERGSHVALVGASGAGKTTFLGLLLGWHRAFRGTIFVDDEVLDGRKLLELRAQTAWVDPAVQLWNRSLLDNLRYGATLDGDLGLARVVEQANLRPVLEMLPQGHQTFLGEGGGLVSGGEGQRVRLARAMLRSGVRLAVLDEPFRGLDRPQRIELLSRARELWRSATLICATHDVGETRTFDRVLVMSGGRIVEDGGPGELLERPGSFYQEMLRSEEEARALWRRVPWRRVRLERGRAFESEAPP